In Acaryochloris marina S15, a single genomic region encodes these proteins:
- a CDS encoding DUF4268 domain-containing protein — MSAKPPSKPNLGRLEKVDVTQYWQSATEDFAPWLCQEENIQLLGEAIGLSLEVVLDAQQMCDRQADLLCRQAGTKNWILIGSQLCPTDGQHFGQLLTEGADISATGIIWIASQFSDEHLKLLNWLNQHAQPSLQFWGVEIELWQIGKTAMAAQFNLVSPAEEPTESSQIDSTELDLESQLEQQAEALPEPKSEPEESEPEPLTAEQEQHVAFWSELCDQLEQRGSVVKAVAPPPEDHIDFAIGRAGFLLSAHVDRGHASLAIELRLFDEDAQAHYELLAAQQERIEAELGFALNWENLVSECVIYCSLPETDINATDQWPDYIDWLCGGLECFHLTFADMVQSLNADDYHRGHHHPAPNALSVPS, encoded by the coding sequence ATGTCTGCCAAGCCCCCCTCAAAACCCAATTTGGGTCGTCTAGAGAAAGTTGATGTCACCCAATATTGGCAGTCCGCTACTGAGGATTTCGCACCCTGGCTATGCCAAGAAGAGAATATACAGCTTCTAGGGGAAGCCATTGGTCTGTCTTTAGAGGTGGTTTTAGATGCGCAACAAATGTGCGATCGCCAAGCGGATTTGCTTTGTCGGCAGGCAGGAACCAAAAACTGGATTTTGATTGGTAGTCAGCTATGTCCCACGGATGGACAACATTTCGGGCAGCTTTTGACGGAAGGGGCCGATATTAGTGCAACAGGCATCATTTGGATTGCTAGCCAGTTCTCTGACGAACATCTCAAGCTGCTTAATTGGCTTAATCAGCACGCTCAACCTTCACTGCAATTTTGGGGCGTGGAAATTGAGCTATGGCAAATTGGTAAAACCGCAATGGCCGCCCAGTTTAATCTGGTTTCACCGGCTGAGGAACCGACAGAATCCTCCCAAATCGATTCAACCGAATTGGATTTGGAGAGTCAGCTAGAACAACAGGCAGAAGCACTACCTGAGCCTAAATCAGAGCCAGAGGAGTCTGAACCCGAACCCCTAACAGCAGAACAAGAACAGCATGTCGCGTTCTGGTCAGAACTCTGTGATCAGTTAGAACAACGGGGCAGTGTGGTCAAAGCAGTAGCTCCGCCCCCTGAAGACCACATTGATTTTGCCATTGGTAGAGCGGGCTTTTTACTATCTGCCCATGTGGATCGCGGCCATGCCTCTTTAGCCATTGAGCTACGATTATTTGATGAAGATGCCCAAGCTCATTACGAGTTACTCGCCGCGCAACAGGAACGGATTGAAGCTGAACTGGGATTTGCCCTTAACTGGGAGAATCTGGTCTCAGAATGTGTCATTTACTGTTCCCTTCCCGAGACGGACATCAATGCCACGGACCAATGGCCTGACTATATTGATTGGCTATGTGGGGGATTGGAATGTTTTCATCTCACCTTTGCGGATATGGTGCAGTCTCTGAATGCCGATGACTATCATCGGGGGCACCACCATCCAGCTCCCAACGCATTGAGTGTGCCCAGTTGA
- the nfi gene encoding deoxyribonuclease V (cleaves DNA at apurinic or apyrimidinic sites): MRIPNIENWPQTAPEAIQLQKQLCSQVIPTDDFSEVRYVAGVDVGFEDQGKTTRAAIAVLTWPELSLHETKIARQPTTFPYIPGLLSFREIPTVLAALAQIQTTPDLLLCDGQGLAHPRRFGIACHLGVLVDLPTIGVAKSRLVGKHEPVDQTRGNWQPLIDKDERIGAVLRTRPKTKPLYISLGHRISLNRAIEYVMSCTTRYRLPETTRWADKLASSKIPPNPEYSG; this comes from the coding sequence GTGCGAATTCCAAATATTGAGAATTGGCCCCAAACTGCTCCAGAGGCAATACAACTCCAAAAACAACTGTGTTCCCAGGTCATCCCTACCGACGATTTTAGTGAGGTGCGCTACGTCGCCGGGGTTGATGTGGGGTTTGAAGACCAAGGCAAAACCACTCGTGCGGCCATTGCAGTCCTTACTTGGCCTGAGCTGAGCCTTCACGAAACAAAGATTGCTCGCCAACCGACCACTTTCCCCTACATCCCCGGTCTCTTGTCGTTTCGAGAAATTCCAACGGTCTTAGCTGCTTTAGCTCAAATTCAAACTACGCCTGATCTGCTCCTTTGTGATGGTCAAGGCCTCGCCCATCCTCGGCGTTTTGGGATTGCCTGCCATTTGGGTGTGCTGGTTGATTTGCCTACCATTGGTGTTGCCAAATCTCGCTTAGTGGGAAAGCATGAGCCTGTTGACCAAACCCGAGGGAATTGGCAGCCCTTAATTGATAAAGACGAGAGGATTGGAGCAGTCCTCCGCACTCGCCCTAAGACAAAACCTCTGTATATTTCTCTGGGACATCGGATTAGTTTGAACCGTGCCATTGAATATGTGATGAGCTGCACCACCCGGTATCGACTCCCAGAGACCACTCGTTGGGCTGATAAGTTAGCCTCTTCAAAAATCCCACCCAACCCTGAATATTCAGGTTAA
- a CDS encoding FAD-binding oxidoreductase produces the protein MFQKTFALTHGVSEIGLPFDSDPAVLTTASHDFGHLIQGQSRLVVQPRHGEDVAALLQLANRDQLPVTLRGKGCSQNGQSISPGGITLDTSRLDDINYSETLPQQVTCGAGTTWRQLVAALKPYQHLPCMMPLNLNLTVGGTLSAGGFGANSHRYGPAIANVIALEVVTGAGERLWCTVDKNPDLYAAVLGGQGRCAVILSATLATRPIKPQIRTYFLVYEDLETWMRDQNQLCDRIDYLEGFCSASMQGLQKTPTGRRPLVQWLWGLHVSVEFDPATPPQQEQVLAGLNYHKLLHIEDDDTADYAARYDLRFRSMQASGAWQQLHPWFDCLLPLSAATEIIPKILEILPPCFGDGHRVLLVAERPTPRFLMKPERAFLFAVLPTGIPPSLKTQALTALEQVHQLVMGAGGKRYLSGWLGETTPDFWSQHFGSDWQGWQQAKDTFDPNHILCSKLFP, from the coding sequence GTGTTTCAGAAAACTTTTGCATTAACTCATGGAGTTAGCGAAATTGGATTGCCGTTTGATAGTGATCCTGCTGTTTTAACTACTGCTAGTCATGATTTTGGACATCTGATTCAGGGACAATCACGCTTAGTGGTTCAACCTCGGCATGGGGAGGATGTGGCTGCATTGTTGCAGTTGGCTAATCGTGACCAGTTGCCGGTCACGCTGCGGGGCAAAGGATGTAGCCAAAATGGACAGTCTATTAGTCCTGGGGGGATCACTTTGGATACCTCAAGATTGGATGATATTAACTATTCTGAAACTTTGCCTCAGCAAGTGACCTGTGGTGCTGGCACTACGTGGCGACAGTTGGTTGCTGCACTGAAGCCCTATCAGCATTTGCCTTGTATGATGCCCCTCAATCTGAATTTAACGGTGGGGGGAACGTTATCAGCGGGAGGATTTGGGGCCAATAGTCATCGGTATGGGCCTGCGATCGCAAACGTGATTGCCCTAGAAGTGGTGACCGGGGCAGGGGAAAGACTTTGGTGTACCGTCGATAAAAATCCTGATCTCTATGCCGCAGTGTTGGGGGGACAGGGACGATGTGCGGTCATCCTATCGGCAACCTTAGCCACGCGACCGATTAAACCTCAGATACGCACTTATTTTTTGGTCTATGAAGATCTAGAAACCTGGATGAGGGATCAGAATCAGCTGTGCGATCGCATCGATTACTTAGAAGGATTTTGCTCTGCTAGTATGCAGGGTTTACAGAAAACGCCTACAGGGCGTCGCCCCCTAGTGCAGTGGTTGTGGGGCCTACATGTAAGTGTAGAGTTTGATCCTGCAACGCCTCCCCAGCAAGAACAGGTATTGGCAGGCTTGAATTACCACAAGCTTCTCCATATAGAAGATGACGATACGGCTGATTATGCCGCCCGTTACGATCTACGGTTTCGGTCCATGCAGGCCAGCGGAGCTTGGCAACAGCTCCATCCGTGGTTTGACTGTCTATTGCCCTTAAGTGCCGCAACAGAGATCATTCCAAAAATTCTAGAGATCTTACCCCCCTGCTTTGGTGATGGTCATCGAGTGTTGTTGGTCGCCGAACGACCTACCCCTCGATTCCTGATGAAGCCTGAACGGGCCTTTCTCTTCGCCGTATTGCCGACCGGCATTCCGCCCTCCTTAAAGACTCAAGCGTTGACGGCCTTAGAACAAGTCCATCAGTTAGTGATGGGCGCAGGCGGCAAGCGATATTTGTCCGGATGGTTGGGAGAGACTACCCCCGATTTCTGGTCCCAACACTTTGGTTCTGATTGGCAAGGGTGGCAGCAGGCCAAAGACACCTTCGACCCCAATCATATTCTTTGCTCTAAGCTATTTCCCTAG
- a CDS encoding GNAT family N-acetyltransferase has product MSTSTPYVLRPAQPQDKWAIQQMLWQFTWDEGIELDVRLFSFAFFRLGLVGLALWLQIYWRQSTTEIDVQFILAIANVATAGLGFYLASLVMGQLIMRFFGALFNWSRFQVIEQEGTLAGCALLNAYTNHSELAYVFVQSQFRHQGWGAQIVQTLIQESDQDVYLACKPPIVPFYERQGFTVQSWQDLPVGVKRCFRIFRPHPRLWGFKLNFMQCPMAPVVISPESVAVETAHRSESTPHS; this is encoded by the coding sequence ATGTCAACTTCTACTCCTTACGTGCTGCGTCCTGCCCAACCTCAAGATAAGTGGGCCATACAACAAATGCTTTGGCAATTTACCTGGGATGAAGGCATTGAGCTAGATGTACGACTTTTTAGTTTTGCCTTTTTCCGTTTAGGGTTGGTGGGATTGGCTTTGTGGCTCCAGATCTACTGGCGACAATCGACAACAGAGATTGATGTTCAGTTTATTTTGGCCATCGCTAATGTGGCGACGGCGGGTCTGGGCTTTTATCTCGCCAGTCTGGTGATGGGGCAGTTGATTATGCGATTTTTTGGAGCTTTATTTAACTGGTCTCGCTTTCAGGTGATTGAGCAAGAAGGAACCTTAGCAGGCTGTGCACTCCTCAATGCCTATACCAACCATAGTGAGTTGGCCTATGTTTTTGTCCAATCTCAATTCCGTCATCAGGGGTGGGGAGCACAAATCGTCCAAACCCTGATTCAGGAATCTGACCAAGACGTTTATCTCGCCTGTAAACCTCCAATCGTTCCTTTCTACGAACGGCAGGGATTTACCGTGCAATCCTGGCAAGATCTTCCCGTCGGCGTTAAACGCTGTTTCCGTATCTTTCGTCCCCATCCTCGGTTATGGGGATTTAAGTTGAACTTTATGCAGTGCCCAATGGCACCTGTAGTAATATCACCTGAATCTGTTGCCGTTGAAACTGCTCACCGATCAGAATCTACCCCCCACTCATAA
- a CDS encoding NAD(+) kinase, protein MQLQQVIIVYKAGDAHSQRWAEKCARQLEAQGCHILMGPSGPKDNPYPVFLASATQPIDLAIVLGGDGTALAAARHLAPDGIPMLAINIGGHLGFLTEPADLFMDTEQVWQRILEDRYAVQQRMMLRARVADRDVDPTDTPDEEPFYIALNEMCIKPASADRMITSILELEIDGEVVDQYQGDGLLVATPTGSTCYTVAASGPILHPGMEAMAITPICPLSLSSRPIVLPPGSRVSVWPLADRELATKLWMDGVLCTSIWPGQRVDIWMAKYRARFVLLRENYSYYRTLREKLDWAGARIQYNNNHRITN, encoded by the coding sequence GTGCAGTTACAGCAAGTCATCATCGTCTATAAAGCTGGGGATGCCCACAGCCAACGATGGGCAGAGAAATGTGCCCGTCAATTAGAAGCCCAGGGCTGCCATATTTTGATGGGACCCAGTGGTCCAAAAGATAATCCTTATCCAGTTTTTCTGGCCTCTGCCACTCAGCCCATTGACCTAGCCATTGTGCTGGGCGGAGATGGTACTGCCTTGGCCGCTGCCCGTCATTTGGCTCCAGATGGGATTCCGATGTTGGCAATCAACATTGGCGGCCATTTAGGTTTTCTCACTGAACCCGCCGATCTATTTATGGATACTGAACAGGTCTGGCAAAGAATTCTCGAAGATCGCTATGCCGTTCAACAGCGGATGATGCTACGGGCCCGAGTGGCCGATCGTGATGTTGATCCGACAGATACTCCGGATGAAGAACCGTTTTACATTGCCCTCAATGAAATGTGTATTAAGCCCGCATCGGCTGATCGCATGATTACTTCGATTCTGGAGCTGGAAATTGATGGCGAAGTGGTGGATCAGTATCAAGGAGATGGGTTATTAGTGGCTACTCCCACGGGATCAACCTGCTATACCGTCGCGGCTAGTGGACCTATTTTGCATCCAGGCATGGAAGCCATGGCGATCACACCGATTTGCCCTTTGAGTTTATCCAGTCGGCCCATTGTATTACCGCCTGGATCTCGTGTGAGTGTCTGGCCTCTTGCAGATCGGGAACTGGCGACCAAGCTGTGGATGGATGGGGTGCTTTGTACCTCAATTTGGCCGGGACAGCGAGTGGATATCTGGATGGCCAAATACCGGGCCAGGTTTGTATTACTGCGGGAAAATTACTCGTACTATCGCACCCTTCGCGAGAAACTAGACTGGGCAGGCGCACGAATACAGTACAATAACAATCATCGCATTACAAATTGA